In a genomic window of Zingiber officinale cultivar Zhangliang chromosome 9B, Zo_v1.1, whole genome shotgun sequence:
- the LOC122025112 gene encoding phenolic glucoside malonyltransferase 1-like: MGPVGASNLKPREFTTIKVSMSPELRVIKRYEVSPPPGTVDDSTLSLTYLDLLWLKNGSVERVFFYPLAVSVSHFIDSVVPTLKSSLSAALRHFYPLAGKIRSSAASSDGYEIHYADGDSVPFTVAEYSGDFDDLSSDHPRLFNDMLPLLPELPESSIDNNGIRLLALQATLFPERGVAVGISVHHSACDGSSSTRFLSAWASACAGAGVMVPPVIDRSMITDPDDLYSVFLNGIVRRQSNTSMMHLKAPPDAVLQSFTIGKYHIQKLKELVAQSGDLSFRCSTVVAAFAYVWVCHFKARLPEISNKCILMAMAGDCRPWLKPPVPAAFFGNCITFAFTEAKACDLEKENGVAAAARLIGKAVQVFKENPLKDAKHWPGGFKIEKEPDFLTVAGSPTFKVYNLDFGWGRPKKVEITSIAKTGAISVAESRQEEGGVEIGLVRPKAEMQLFEKHFYDGLKMFE, from the coding sequence ATGGGACCGGTGGGCGCTTCCAATCTCAAGCCGCGAGAGTTCACGACCATCAAAGTCAGCATGTCGCCGGAGCTCCGAGTAATCAAAAGATATGAAGTCTCCCCGCCTCCTGGAACGGTGGACGACTCCACCTTGTCCCTCACCTACCTCGATTTGCTTTGGCTGAAAAACGGATCGGTCGAACGTGTCTTCTTTTACCCCCTCGCCGTCTCCGTCTCCCACTTCATCGATTCCGTCGTACCCACCCTCAAGTCCTCTCTCTCCGCCGCTCTCCGCCACTTCTACCCACTCGCCGGCAAGATCCGCAGCTCCGCCGCCAGCTCCGACGGTTACGAAATTCACTACGCTGACGGCGACTCTGTTCCCTTCACTGTCGCCGAGTACAGCGGTGACTTCGACGACCTCTCCAGTGACCATCCCCGACTCTTCAACGACATGCTTCCTTTGCTCCCCGAGCTCCCCGAATCCAGCATCGACAACAACGGCATCCGGCTTCTGGCTCTGCAGGCGACGCTCTTCCCGGAGCGCGGGGTCGCGGTTGGAATCAGCGTGCACCACAGCGCCTGCGACGGCTCGAGCTCGACACGGTTCTTGTCCGCGTGGGCTTCTGCCTGCGCAGGTGCCGGAGTTATGGTCCCTCCGGTAATCGACAGAAGTATGATTACCGATCCCGACGATCTCTACTCGGTCTTCTTAAATGGGATTGTGAGGAGGCAATCGAACACATCGATGATGCACCTGAAAGCGCCGCCGGACGCCGTCCTTCAATCCTTCACCATCGGAAAATATCACATCCAGAAATTGAAAGAGTTGGTGGCGCAAAGCGGCGACCTTTCTTTTCGTTGCTCCACGGTCGTCGCGGCCTTCGCCTACGTGTGGGTTTGCCATTTCAAAGCACGACTTCCGGAGATAAGTAACAAGTGCATCCTCATGGCAATGGCGGGCGACTGTAGACCATGGCTGAAGCCGCCGGTCCCGGCGGCGTTCTTCGGGAACTGCATCACATTTGCCTTTACGGAGGCGAAGGCCTGCGATCTCGAGAAGGAAAACGGGGTGGCGGCGGCCGCGAGATTGATCGGGAAAGCGGTCCAGGTGTTCAAAGAGAATCCTTTAAAGGACGCCAAGCATTGGCCGGGAGGCTTCAAGATTGAAAAAGAGCCAGATTTTTTAACCGTCGCCGGTTCGCCGACGTTCAAAGTGTACAATTTGGATTTCGGATGGGGAAGGCCGAAGAAGGTGGAGATAACGTCGATCGCAAAGACCGGTGCCATTTCTGTGGCGGAGAGCAGGCAGGAGGAAGGCGGCGTGGAGATCGGGCTGGTGAGGCCCAAGGCGGAGATGCAGCTATTCGAGAAGCACTTCTACGACGGGCTCAAAATGTTTGAGTGA